The Halichondria panicea chromosome 14, odHalPani1.1, whole genome shotgun sequence genome contains a region encoding:
- the LOC135347213 gene encoding uncharacterized protein LOC135347213 isoform X1, whose protein sequence is MAELVNNCLSLQALGESVRSSLGPSTSIKAYIDESSGNDGLLLNTLHMVEALTSAEGGHSTNQILYESCQGQQKECGCGVTTLVCLSGLWAGGVVKLTQEQGVPLPVVLALYNEGLRSCDPLFTSCAVAMETGRSHDPFPRLGKVKTFSRHLSSTRPTSTSQNQLRAGLAHGRDEAMRLVADAIELLPGGGLGSSSVLTHCVVGKGQSSSRVVRGVLVDVQSDMTSTITSQQLCVAVIDGDCTPTSTHPGLSRTQTSHDLLYKHQTPSDWLMQCATLLEKYNVGLVVVGGMMSPLLWEHCLATRVVVLTGVRQEQREAISHMSGAVSTCYLQYTKEVHFGRGVWAELVEGGWVWPRYTGTSRRLPIKTYSCRITCTHSAVVTVMLCGSTESTVDLLSQQFSNCLHRVKCAFSDGCVLPGGGVFEAACVRRLRESVTNGNPPPCDDNGWMFDTCLLRHWRPAVYTALAEGLMQYIVCVLRNVDSSLDVYSGRCEAERMVCGRCDCVGVWDDPQSKKGAWSRALSLLATVCSTERTQSR, encoded by the exons ATGGCTGAGTTGGTCAACAACTGTCTGTCTCTCCAGGCACTAG gtgagtCTGTGAGGAGCTCACTGGGACCCTCCACTAG CATCAAGGCCTACATAGATGAGAGCTCAGGTAATGATGGACTGCTCCTGAATACACTGCATATGGTGGAGGCACTCACGTCAGCTGAGGGAGGCCATTCGACCAATCAGATACTGTACGAGAGTTGCCAGGGACAACAGAaagagtgtgggtgtggagtgaCAACGTTGGTGTGTCTAAGTGGACTCTGggcagggggtgtggtcaaactaACACAAGAG cagggGGTCCCTTTGCCTGTGGTGCTGGCACTGTATAACGAGGGACTcagatcatgtgatccacTCTTTACCTCGTGTGCTGTTGCTATGGAAACTGGGAGATCACATGATCCATTTCCGAGGCTAGGGAAGGTAAAAACATTTAGTCGTCATTTATCCTCCACTCGTCCCACCAGTACAAGTCAAAATCAATTAAG GGCTGGTCTGGCTCACGGTAGGGACGAGGCTATGAGGCTAGTAGCTGATGCTATAGAGTTATTACCAGGGGGTGGTCTGGGTTCAAG CTCTGTCCTTACACATTGTGTGGTTGGtaagggtcaaagttcatccAGAGTGGTGCGGGGTGTGCTAGTAGACGTCCAATCAGATATGACCTCTACAATAACATCACAACAACTTTGTGtggct GTCATTGATGGTGATTGCACTCCGACCTCTACGCACCCTGGACTATCCAGGACacagacatcacatgacctactGTACAAGCATCAGACtccatctgattggctgatgCAATGTGCTACTCTATTGGAGAAG TACAATGTTGGACTGGTTGTGGTTGGAGGTATGATGTCACCGTTGCTATGGGAACACTGCCTAGCAACGAGGGTGGTGGTGTTGACGGGGGTACGGCAGGAACAGAGGGAAGCCATATCTCACATGTCCGGGGCAGTGTCCACTTGTTATCTGCAATACACTAAGGAG gTTCACTTTGGCCGAGGTGTGTGGGCGGAGTTGGTGGAGGGTGGATGGGTGTGGCCTCGCTACACGGGGACCAGTAGAAGACTTCCAATCAAAACCTACTCTTGTCGAATAACGTGCACACACTCAGCTGTTGTCACGGTGATGCTATGCGGCAGCACAGAGTCTACAGTGgatctgctgagtcagcaattcTCCAATTGTCTACATCGTGTGAAGTGTGCCTTTAGTGACGGGTGTGTGCTACCCGGGGGCGGTGTGTTTGAAGCTGCCTGTGTACGTAGACTACGAGAGAGTGTTACCAACGGCAACCCTCCTCCGTGTGATGATAATGGTTGGATGTTTGACACTTGTCTACTCCGTCATTGGAGGCCTGCTGTGTACACTGCTCTGGCTGAAGGGCTCATGCaatacattgtgtgtgtgctgagAAATGTGGACTCTAGTTTGGATGTGTATAGTGGAAGATGTGAGGCTGAACGGatggtgtgtgggcggtgtgactgtgtgggagTGTGGGACGACCCTCAGAGCAagaagggggcgtggtcaagAGCGCTATCACTACTAGCAACCGTCTGCTCAACTGAAAGAACACAATCACGATAA
- the LOC135347213 gene encoding uncharacterized protein LOC135347213 isoform X2: MAELVNNCLSLQALGESVRSSLGPSTSIKAYIDESSGNDGLLLNTLHMVEALTSAEGGHSTNQILYESCQGQQKECGCGVTTLVCLSGLWAGGVVKLTQEGVPLPVVLALYNEGLRSCDPLFTSCAVAMETGRSHDPFPRLGKVKTFSRHLSSTRPTSTSQNQLRAGLAHGRDEAMRLVADAIELLPGGGLGSSSVLTHCVVGKGQSSSRVVRGVLVDVQSDMTSTITSQQLCVAVIDGDCTPTSTHPGLSRTQTSHDLLYKHQTPSDWLMQCATLLEKYNVGLVVVGGMMSPLLWEHCLATRVVVLTGVRQEQREAISHMSGAVSTCYLQYTKEVHFGRGVWAELVEGGWVWPRYTGTSRRLPIKTYSCRITCTHSAVVTVMLCGSTESTVDLLSQQFSNCLHRVKCAFSDGCVLPGGGVFEAACVRRLRESVTNGNPPPCDDNGWMFDTCLLRHWRPAVYTALAEGLMQYIVCVLRNVDSSLDVYSGRCEAERMVCGRCDCVGVWDDPQSKKGAWSRALSLLATVCSTERTQSR, translated from the exons ATGGCTGAGTTGGTCAACAACTGTCTGTCTCTCCAGGCACTAG gtgagtCTGTGAGGAGCTCACTGGGACCCTCCACTAG CATCAAGGCCTACATAGATGAGAGCTCAGGTAATGATGGACTGCTCCTGAATACACTGCATATGGTGGAGGCACTCACGTCAGCTGAGGGAGGCCATTCGACCAATCAGATACTGTACGAGAGTTGCCAGGGACAACAGAaagagtgtgggtgtggagtgaCAACGTTGGTGTGTCTAAGTGGACTCTGggcagggggtgtggtcaaactaACACAAGAG ggGGTCCCTTTGCCTGTGGTGCTGGCACTGTATAACGAGGGACTcagatcatgtgatccacTCTTTACCTCGTGTGCTGTTGCTATGGAAACTGGGAGATCACATGATCCATTTCCGAGGCTAGGGAAGGTAAAAACATTTAGTCGTCATTTATCCTCCACTCGTCCCACCAGTACAAGTCAAAATCAATTAAG GGCTGGTCTGGCTCACGGTAGGGACGAGGCTATGAGGCTAGTAGCTGATGCTATAGAGTTATTACCAGGGGGTGGTCTGGGTTCAAG CTCTGTCCTTACACATTGTGTGGTTGGtaagggtcaaagttcatccAGAGTGGTGCGGGGTGTGCTAGTAGACGTCCAATCAGATATGACCTCTACAATAACATCACAACAACTTTGTGtggct GTCATTGATGGTGATTGCACTCCGACCTCTACGCACCCTGGACTATCCAGGACacagacatcacatgacctactGTACAAGCATCAGACtccatctgattggctgatgCAATGTGCTACTCTATTGGAGAAG TACAATGTTGGACTGGTTGTGGTTGGAGGTATGATGTCACCGTTGCTATGGGAACACTGCCTAGCAACGAGGGTGGTGGTGTTGACGGGGGTACGGCAGGAACAGAGGGAAGCCATATCTCACATGTCCGGGGCAGTGTCCACTTGTTATCTGCAATACACTAAGGAG gTTCACTTTGGCCGAGGTGTGTGGGCGGAGTTGGTGGAGGGTGGATGGGTGTGGCCTCGCTACACGGGGACCAGTAGAAGACTTCCAATCAAAACCTACTCTTGTCGAATAACGTGCACACACTCAGCTGTTGTCACGGTGATGCTATGCGGCAGCACAGAGTCTACAGTGgatctgctgagtcagcaattcTCCAATTGTCTACATCGTGTGAAGTGTGCCTTTAGTGACGGGTGTGTGCTACCCGGGGGCGGTGTGTTTGAAGCTGCCTGTGTACGTAGACTACGAGAGAGTGTTACCAACGGCAACCCTCCTCCGTGTGATGATAATGGTTGGATGTTTGACACTTGTCTACTCCGTCATTGGAGGCCTGCTGTGTACACTGCTCTGGCTGAAGGGCTCATGCaatacattgtgtgtgtgctgagAAATGTGGACTCTAGTTTGGATGTGTATAGTGGAAGATGTGAGGCTGAACGGatggtgtgtgggcggtgtgactgtgtgggagTGTGGGACGACCCTCAGAGCAagaagggggcgtggtcaagAGCGCTATCACTACTAGCAACCGTCTGCTCAACTGAAAGAACACAATCACGATAA
- the LOC135347207 gene encoding all-trans-retinol 13,14-reductase-like yields the protein MSPLVWVVLLAAPLLLYLIYRYLRAQFWVLASTDTTSPANPFKSYARGRKGLPIELDQKKRDKVIKMSFSLDSVPASLDAIVIGSGIGGLSVAAILAKAGKKVLVLEQHDQAGGCCHTFIDKGFEFDVGIHYVGEMAEGTLCRVLVDQLCDSGVEWQECDSVYDTVVFGMGGANQREFPIPAGRGKLVESLVNRFPQEDKAIRKFFDILKRLRRSTLTMALLKMLPRWCSNLVISSGLLAWTNPDMAYYQTSLTQVLDDIFTDTELKAVLAYSFGDYGTVPKDASFGMQAALTNHFTYGGYYPIGGASEIAFNIIPTIEAAGGRVLVRAKVNQILMDEGKAVGVSVKQGHTVYDIMAPLIISDAGLYNTVELLPPASGLESALTHVRHGVGLMSVFIGLDGSPEELELRAGHVWAFRDSDLNAITAEYVSTPLEDIATAKVPLMFLSFPSTKDPTYSQRFPGKSTVAIVTIAPYEWFQEWENERVLRRGDEYIGIKTALANQMWEQAVELFPKLEGRKVYMDVGTPLSNIHYLGTPRGEVYGVDHNTTRFSLQAMSDLRPQTSVPGLYLTGQDVFMCGFIGAIFGGVLAASTILKRNLTGDLTSLSRVVKREAAKNKKE from the exons ATGTCTCCATTGGTTTGGGTTGTTTTGTTGGCTGCTCCACTTCTCTTGTACCTTATCTACCGTTACCTGCGTGCCCAGTTCTGGGTCCTCGCCTCCACCGACACCACCTCTCCAGCAAACCCATTCAAGAGCTATGCAAG GGGCAGGAAGGGTCTCCCCATTGAGCTGGACCAAAAGAAGAGAGATAAGGTCATCAAAATGAGTTTCTCCCTGGACAGTGTACCTGCTTCCCTGGATGCCATCGTGATAGGCTCTGGCATTGGAGGACTCTCAGTGGCCGCCATACTAGCCAAGGCTGGCAAGAAG gtactagTGTTGGAGCAGCATGATCAGGCCGGTGGTTGCTGTCATACTTTTATTGATAAAGGCTTCGAGTTTGATGTTGGCATCCACTATGTTGGTGAGATGGCCGAGGGAACACTGTGCAGAGTACTAGTTGATCAGCTCTGTGATTCTGGAGTAGAATGGCAGGAATGTGATTCTGTGTACGACACTGTCGTCTTTGGAATGGGTGGAGCCAATCAAAGGGAATTCCCCATTCCAGCTGGGCGTGGCAAGTTAGTAGAATCACTGGTCAACAGATTTCCACAAGAGGACAAAGCTATTCGCAAATTCTTTGACATTTTAAAGCGTCTTCGCCGCTCCACCCTCACGATGGCGTTGCTTAAGATGCTGCCAAGATGGTGTTCTAATCTTGTGATCTCCAGTGGTTTGTTGGCATGGACCAATCCTGACATGGCTTACTACCAAACATCACTCACGCAAGTACTGGACGATATATTCACTGATACTGAGCTGAAGGCAGTGCTCGCATATTCCTTTGGAGACTATG GGACTGTCCCCAAGGATGCATCATTTGGAATGCAGGCAGCTCTGACCAACCACTTCACTTATGGAGGCTATTATCCGATAGGAGGAGCTAGCGAGATTGCCTTCAATATCATACCCACCATAGAGGCGGCTGGTGGGCGGGTCCTAGTGAGGGCAAAGGTCAACCAGATACTGATGGATGAAGGCAAAGCAGTGGGTGTGTCTGTCAAACAAG GTCACACAGTGTATGATATCATGGCCCCTCTGATCATCTCTGATGCTGGCCTCTACAACACTGTGGAGTTGCTCCCTCCTGCTAGTGGACTAGAGTCCGCACTGACTCATGTGCGTCACGGTGTGGGACTCATGTCAGTATTCATAGGACTGGATGGTAGCCCTGAAGAACTAGAGTTGAGGGCAGGGCATGTGTGGGCGTTCAGGGACTCTGACCTCAACGCTATCACTGCCGAGTATGTCAGCACACCACTGGAGGACATTGCCACGGCCAAG GTCCCCCTCATGTTCCTGTCATTTCCATCAACTAAAGACCCAACGTATAGTCAGCGTTTCCCCGGAAAGTCTACAGTTGCCATAGTAACCATTGCCCCGTACGAGTGGTTCCAGGAATGGGAGAACGAGCGAGTGCTGCGTCGTGGCGATGAATATATCGGCATCAAGACAGCGCTGGCCAATCAGATGTGGGAACAG gcggtGGAGTTGTTTCCTAAGCTGGAGGGGCGTAAAGTGTACATGGATGTGGGGACCCCCCTCTCCAATATACACTATCTGGGGACCCCCCGCGGAGAAGTGTACGGTGTGGACCACAACACAACTCGTTTCTCCCTCCAGGCCATGAGTGACCTTCGACCCCAGACGAGCGTACCAGGACTCTATCTGACAGGACAGGATGTGTTTATGTGTGGCTTCATTGGTGCAATATTCGGGGGCGTGTTGGCTGCCTCCACTATCCTCAAGAGGAACCTCACTGGGGATCTTACCTCACTCAGTAGGGTCGTCAAGagggaggcagcaaagaacaagaaagaATGA
- the LOC135347230 gene encoding uncharacterized protein LOC135347230 codes for MSQNSTLHPTIKWAQRADTVLLTIELTDIRNEKYTLDEKVLKFSGDGGSEGKQYCVELELFGEVDPEESKQKKSGRGLFLVIKKKESGPYWPRLIAAKTKPLYIQTDFGRWKDEDESGSEPEEPAGENNDLSKLMQQMGGMGGMGGMGGMGGMPGMGGMGGMGGLSGLGGMGGPGGPDLGNVDELESDSDSDDQDIPDLES; via the exons atgagtcaaaatag TACTCTTCATCCCACCATCAAATGGGCACAAAGAGCTGATACCGTCCTCCTAACAATCGAACTGACGGACATCAGAAATGAAAAATACACCCTGGATGAAAAAGTGCTGAAATTCTCAGGTGATGGTGGCTCTGAGGGCAAACAGTACTGTGTGGAGTTGGAGCTGTTTGGAGAAGTTGATCCTGAA GAGTCCAAACAGAAGAAGAGTGGTAGGGGACTATTCCTGGTCATTAAGAAGAAAGAGAGTGGGCCGTACTGGCCGCGACTAATTGCTGCCAAAACCAAG CCTTTGTACATTCAAACAGACTTTGGTAGATGGAAGGATGAGGACGAGAGTGGCTCTGAACCAGAAGAACCTGCTGGTGAAAATAACGACCTGAGCaaa TTGATGCAACAGATGGGAGGAATGGGCGGCATGGGAGGTATGGGAGGTATGGGAGGCATGCCTGGAATGGGCGGCATGGGAGGTATGGGTGGACTCAGTGGACTAGGTGGAATGGGAGGACCAGGAGGACCAGACCTGGGAAATGTGGAT gagcttgagagtgacagtgacagtgatGACCAGGACATCCCTGACCTGGAGTCCTGA
- the LOC135348128 gene encoding G8 domain-containing protein DDB_G0286311-like produces the protein MKGAMFLKSLSLALVLSASLTPVKTVDTTTMVMSTPAMNITVFGPNMTASSIPSLSLTPTSFSSTIPTLSPFTLVPSSTPSSTPVTPSTPTPSTDPSASIHARVALGVGLTMFLLAITILAALPLGFYLYRRFSRIKGHRPYESLHDDL, from the coding sequence ATGAAAGGAGCAATGTTTCTCAAAAGTTTGTCTCTAGCTTTGGTCCTCTCTGCCTCTCTGACACCTGTCAAGACTGTAGACACTACCACAATGGTCATGTCTACGCCAGCTATGAACATAACTGTTTTTGGACCCAATATGACTGCTTCATCAATTCCCAGTCTCTCTCTAACGCCCACAAGTTTCTCGTCTACCATACCCACGCTTTCACCGTTCACACTGGTCCCATCCTCCACCCCCAGCTCCACACCAgtcacaccctccacacccacaccctccACTGACCCTTCGGCCAGTATTCACGCTCGAGTGGCCTTAGGTGTGGGGCTCACCATGTTCCTGTTAGCCATCACTATACTGGCAGCACTGCCTCTTGGCTTCTACCTTTACAGGAGATTCAGTCGCATTAAGGGGCACAGACCGTACGAATCACTTCACGACGACCTATAA
- the LOC135347227 gene encoding uncharacterized protein LOC135347227, which translates to MMMMKLLLTSAVILVLTVASIHGDPPAEVATLTVSSSVTFNSTETSTSTSSSTSASPSASGTPTHVPISTTSVTATPLPLVSSSSVNATTATKQLNATSSILANATTSILANATTSILANATTSLLMSTTPSPVNTTNMSRTFIPHTNTPTISLNVSSPPTHTSSQYHAPTTSTHSSGPITPTPCANVGKECTTSLAIAVGVSIPGTAIVTFFITSLACLCCQKVKKKRSYIRLAPTVYFDDDEDQD; encoded by the coding sequence atgatgatgatgaagtTGTTGTTGACTAGCGCAGTGATCCTAGTGCTGACAGTGGCCAGTATCCATGGAGACCCACCAGCAGAGGTTGCTACCCTAACAGTCAGTTCTTCTGTTACATTTAATTCCACTGAGACCAGCACCAGCACCAGCTCCAGCACCAGTGCTAGTCCTAGTGCTAGTGGTACACCCACCCATGTCCCTATATCCACCACTAGTGTTACAGCCACCCCTCTACCGTTAGTATCAAGCAGTAGTGTGAATGCAACTACAGCCACGAAACAACTCAATGCTACCTCTTCTATCCTGGCTAATGCTACTACCTCCATCCTGGCTAATGCTACTACCTCCATCCTGGCTAATGCTACTACCTCACTGCTGATGAGTACTACTCCCTCACCTGTCAACACTACGAATATGTCCAGGACCTTCATCCCTCATACGAATACTCCTACAATCTCTCTCAATGTCTCAtccccacccacgcacacctCCTCACAGTATCACGCCCCCACAACATCCACCCACTCATCTGGACCCATCACTCCCACTCCATGTGCCAACGTTGGTAAAGAGTGCACCACATCCCTGGCCATTGCAGTGGGTGTGTCTATACCTGGTACTGCTATAGTCACATTCTTCATCACCAGTCTTGCATGCCTCTGTTGTCAGAAAGTCAAGAAGAAGAGATCATATATCAGACTAGCTCCTACCGTGTACTTTGATGATGACGAAGACCAAgattaa
- the LOC135347237 gene encoding ORM1-like protein 1: MHLVTGSINPNQYWLNSKGMWAGYITGVAILHYSILSMPFLTTAMAWTLTHVIHNVVMYIMFHYLKGTPYATGDQSDSRRLTNWEQIDDGDQLTSTRIFLTSVPVVLFTLASVFTAGNTPHTIVNMTVLMIGVIPKLPLLHKFRLFGINKY; this comes from the exons ATGCATTTAGTGACTGGGTCAATCAACCCTAACCAGTACTGGCTCAACAGTAAGGGCATGTGGGCGGGCTACATCACAGGAGTGGCTATACTTCACTACTCCATTCTGAGTATGCCATTTCTCACTACTGCCATGGCCTGGACCCTAACACATGTCATACACaatgtg GTTATGTACATCATGTTCCATTATCTGAAGGGCACTCCCTATGCCACGGGGGACCAGAGTGACTCACGACGTCTCACCAACTGGGAGCAGATTGATGATGGAGACCAACTCACTTCCACTAGGATCTTCCTGACCTCTGTACCTGTTGTCCT GTTTACTCTGGCTAGTGTGTTCACTGCTGGGAACACCCCTCATACCATCGTCAACATGACTGTACTCATGATCGGGGTTATTCCCAAGCTGCCTCTACTGCACAAGTTCAGATTGTTTGGCATTAACAAGtactga
- the LOC135347210 gene encoding heat shock protein 60A-like, with product MLRAVRAGSHMRRLISLRPVTGARHYAKDIRFGAEARIAMLKGVDILADAVAVTMGPKGRNVILEKSWGSPKITKDGVTVAKGIELEDKYQNIGAKLVQDVASNTNDEAGDGTTTATVLARSIAREGFEMTSKGCNPHEVRTGVMAATTAVIEALRNMSKPVTTPEEIAQVATISANGDRDIGNLISTAMKKVGKNGVITVKDGKTLVDELELIEGMKFDRGFISPYFINSPKGSKVEFENALILFCEKKVSSMQSILPVLEMANAQRRPLLIIAEDVDGEALTTLVINRLKVGLQVAAVKAPGFGDNRKNQLHDMAAATGGIVFGDDAIEVKLEDAVLSNMGEAAEVLITKDDTLILKGKGDEKSISERIEQIKDEITNTTSDYEREKLEERLAKLSDGVAVLKIGGSSDVEVSEKKDRVTDALNATRAAVEEGIVPGGGVALLRCLKAIEELKMETSDQQVGVEIIRKTLRTPCSTIVKNTGADPAPVIEKIMSSPSVSFGYDALKGIYVDMMEQGIIDPTKVVRSALQDAAGVASLLTTAEVVVTDMPKEEAAAPGGGMGGGMGGMGGMGGMGM from the exons ATGTTGAGAGCAGTGAGAGCTGGTAGCCATATGAGGAGACTCATCTCCCTGAGACCAGTCACTGGAGCCAGGCATTATGCCAAGGATATCAGGTTTGGAGCGGAGGCACGCATTGCCATGCTCAAGGGTGTGGATATCCTCGCCGATGCTGTAGCCGTCACCATGGGACCCAAG GGTCGCAATGTGATCCTTGAGAAATCATGGGGCAGTCCTAAGATCACTAAAGATGGTGTCACGGTTGCCAAGGGGATTGAACTAGAGGATAAATATCAGAATATTGGAGCTAAGCTGGTTCAAGATGTGGCCAGCAATACAAACGATGAAGCTGGAGATGGCACCACCACGGCTACTGTCCTAGCCAG GTCAATTGCTCGTGAAGGTTTTGAGATGACGTCTAAAGGTTGCAACCCACACGAGGTTAGGACTGGAGTAATGGCGGCCACAACTGCTGTAATAGAAGCTCTCAGGAATATGTCCAAGCCTGTCACCACACCAGAGGAGATTGCACAG GTGGCTACCATATCAGCCAATGGTGATCGTGATATCGGCAACCTCATCTCCACGGCCATGAAGAAGGTTGGCAAAAATGGAGTCATCACTGTCAAGGATGGCAAGACACTCGTTGATGAGCTGGAACTCATTGAGGGAATGAAGTTTGACAGAGGGTTTATATCTCCATACTTCATCAACTCTCCCAAAG GTAGCAAGGTTGAGTTTGAGAATGCCCTGATTTTGTTCTGTGAGAAGAAGGTGTCTAGCATGCAGTCCATACTGCCAGTGCTGGAGATGGCTAATGCTCAGAGGAGACCTCTCCTCATTATTGCCGAGGATGTGGACGGTGAAGCTCTCACCACTCTCGTTATTAACAG GCTTAAGGTTGGCCTCCAAGTTGCTGCAGTGAAGGCTCCAGGGTTTGGGGACAATCGCAAGAACCAGCTTCACGATATGGCAGCTGCTACGGGAGGTATAGTGTTTGGGGACGATGCTATTGAGGTCAAACTGGAGGATGCTGTATTGAGTAATATGGGAGAGGCCGCAGAGGTCTTGATAACAAAGGACGACACGTTGATCCTCAAGGGAAAAGGGGACGAGAAGTCCATCTCAGAGCGTATTGAGCAGATCAAAGATGAGATAACCAACACTACATCAGATTATGAGAGAGAGAAGTTGGAGGAACGATTGGCCAAGTTATCAGATGGAGTGGCGGTGCTTAAG ATTGGTGGCTCTAGTGATGTGGAAGTGAGTGAGAAGAAGGATCGTGTCACTGATGCTCTCAACGCCACCAGAGCTGCCGTGGAGGAGGGTATTGTACCAGGAGGAGGCGTGGCATTGCTCAG ATGTCTGAAGGCGATAGAGGAGCTGAAGATGGAAACATCTGATCAGCAGGTTGGTGTGGAGATCATACGCAAGACCCTCCGCACGCCATGCAGTACCATTGTCAAGAATACTGGCGCTGACCCCGCCCCCGTCATAGAGAAGATCATGAGCTCTCCCAGTGTTAGCTTTGGTTACGATGCTCTCAAGGGAATCTATGTGGACATGATGGAACAGG gtatCATTGACCCCACTAAGGTGGTCCGCTCTGCCCTCCAAGACGCTGCTGGAGTAGCCTCTCTCCTCACTACAGCTGAAGTGGTTGTCACTGACATGCCTAAAGAGGAAGCAGCTGCTCCTGGAGGTGGAATGGGAGGCGGCATGGGCGGAATGGGTGGAATGGGCGGAATGGGAATGTGA
- the LOC135347238 gene encoding 10 kDa heat shock protein, mitochondrial-like isoform X2, which yields MAAFRAFRPLMDRVLVQRVAAETKTKSGLFIPEKAQDKVNVATVIAIGPGRIAEDGGERPVVVKVGEKVLVPEYGGTKVNFEDTDYMLFRDGDILGVMDS from the exons ATG GCCGCGTTCAGAGCATTCAGACCACTGATGGAccgtgttctagtgcagagagTGGCTGCAGAGACA AAAACCAAGAGCGGGTTGTTCATACCTGAGAAGGCACAGGACAAGGTCAACGTGGCCACCGTGATAGCAATAGGTCCGGGGAGGATTGCAGAG GATGGTGGCGAGCGCCCTGTGGTAGTCAAGGTGGGGGAGAAGGTCCTAGTACCAGAGTATGGGGGGACAAAGGTCAACTTTGAAGATACG GATTATATGCTGTTCAGAGATGGAGATATTCTGGGTGTCATGGACAGTTAG
- the LOC135347238 gene encoding 10 kDa heat shock protein, mitochondrial-like isoform X1 produces the protein MQAAFRAFRPLMDRVLVQRVAAETKTKSGLFIPEKAQDKVNVATVIAIGPGRIAEDGGERPVVVKVGEKVLVPEYGGTKVNFEDTDYMLFRDGDILGVMDS, from the exons ATGCAGGCCGCGTTCAGAGCATTCAGACCACTGATGGAccgtgttctagtgcagagagTGGCTGCAGAGACA AAAACCAAGAGCGGGTTGTTCATACCTGAGAAGGCACAGGACAAGGTCAACGTGGCCACCGTGATAGCAATAGGTCCGGGGAGGATTGCAGAG GATGGTGGCGAGCGCCCTGTGGTAGTCAAGGTGGGGGAGAAGGTCCTAGTACCAGAGTATGGGGGGACAAAGGTCAACTTTGAAGATACG GATTATATGCTGTTCAGAGATGGAGATATTCTGGGTGTCATGGACAGTTAG